From Brassica oleracea var. oleracea cultivar TO1000 chromosome C3, BOL, whole genome shotgun sequence, a single genomic window includes:
- the LOC106335725 gene encoding fasciclin-like arabinogalactan protein 7 — protein MAKMQFSIFIAVAFIVFSASTNAKTASPPAPMLPPTPAPAPAPHHVNLTELLSVAGPFHTFLDYLLSSGVIETFQSQANNTEEGVTIFVPKDDAFKAQKNPPLSNLTKDQLKQLLLSHALPHYYSLSEFKNLSQSGPVSTFAGGQYPLKFTDVSGTVRIETLWTRTKVSSSVFSTDPVAVYQVNRVLLPEAIFGTDVPPMPAPAPAPVVSSPSDSPSADSDEANASSPKSSHKNSAQTLVFAPVAMVVSGLVALFLC, from the coding sequence ATGGCAAAGATGCAGTTTTCAATCTTTATCGCCGTCGCCTTCATCGTCTTCTCAGCATCAACAAACGCCAAAACCGCGAGCCCACCAGCTCCAATGCTACCACCGACACCAGCTCCAGCACCGGCCCCACACCACGTGAATCTCACGGAGCTTCTAAGCGTAGCTGGTCCGTTCCACACGTTCCTCGACTACCTCCTCTCGTCAGGAGTCATCGAAACATTCCAAAGCCAAGCCAACAACACTGAGGAAGGCGTCACGATCTTCGTCCCAAAAGACGATGCTTTCAAGGCTCAGAAGAATCCTCCTCTGTCGAACCTCACCAAGGATCAGCTCAAGCAGCTCCTCCTCTCACACGCTCTTCCTCACTACTACTCTCTTTCCGAGTTCAAGAACCTGAGCCAATCCGGCCCGGTTAGCACTTTCGCCGGTGGACAGTACCCTTTGAAGTTCACTGATGTTTCCGGTACGGTTCGGATCGAGACGCTCTGGACCAGGACTAAAGTCAGCAGCAGCGTTTTCTCCACCGACCCCGTGGCGGTTTACCAAGTGAACCGGGTGCTTTTGCCTGAAGCGATCTTTGGAACCGATGTCCCTCCAATGCCTGCTCCGGCTCCTGCTCCTGTGGTTAGCTCTCCTTCTGATTCGCCTTCTGCTGATTCTGATGAAGCCAACGCTTCTTCGCCCAAGTCGTCGCACAAGAACTCAGCACAGACGCTGGTTTTTGCTCCAGTCGCTATGGTGGTTTCCGGTTTGGTGGCATTGTTCTTGTGTTGA
- the LOC106335726 gene encoding uncharacterized protein LOC106335726, producing MASQFFIPSANVTSGGGDAVYVATVPLRATGGPPQLIMSMAYSLNIWNLQHFMVLIKPSSSIPQEVIVFDFQPVNPESAEAAVSIISGKSVPGVVMQRKLKNIPKQRCWMVGSSKGENAMEMAIEFNSSWETDLRVGFHDCRQYTNELVQHLTGEIQIVERLARSYSI from the exons ATGGCGTCTCAATTCTTCATACCATCAGCAAACGTCACCAGTGGCGGCGGAGATGCCGTTTATGTGGCGACTGTGCCGCTCAGAGCAACGGGTGGTCCTCCCCAGCTTATCATGTCAATGGCCTACTCACTAAATATATGGAATTTACAACATTTCATGGTTCTCATCAAACCATCTTCTTCAATTCCTCAAGAG GTAATCGTGTTTGATTTCCAGCCTGTTAATCCAGAAAGCGCAGAAGCAGCAGTATCAATTATATCAGGAAAATCGGTTCCAG GAGTAGTGATGCAAAGAAAGTTGAAAAATATTCCAAAACAAAGATGTTGGATGGTTGGATCATCCAAAGGGGAAAACGCCATGGAAATGGCAATTGAGTTTAATAGCTCATGGGAGACTGATCTTAGAGTTGGCTTTCATGATTGCCGACAGTATACCAATG AACTTGTTCAACATCTTACCGGAGAAATACAAATTGTTGAGCGACTCGCGAGGAGCTACAGCATTTAG
- the LOC106330386 gene encoding F-box protein At1g47340-like, whose product MISDSLPTDLITEILSRLPAKSLARFRSVSKQWASIIDQTQFKHLFLTKSSSHPRLTFAIEEKGLWSIFSSPQQHLIPHDDKASSSSSSLVVTPEFHMKFPPGPMRIFRRGDRQFACGYASGLVYFYCMITGLEDKDEAPVVCKPKTGR is encoded by the coding sequence ATGATTTCAGATTCTTTACCTACCGATCTCATCACCGAGATACTGTCGAGGTTACCAGCAAAGTCCCTCGCTAGGTTCCGTTCCGTTTCGAAGCAATGGGCATCAATAATCGACCAAACACAGTTCAAACACTTGTTCCTAACCAAATCATCGTCTCATCCTCGTCTCACATTCGCCATCGAGGAAAAAGGTCTCTGGAGCATCTTCTCTTCACCTCAGCAGCATCTGATTCCACACGACGACAAGGCTTCATCTTCATCGTCGTCTCTTGTAGTAACCCCCGAGTTTCACATGAAGTTCCCTCCAGGCCCTATGCGGATCTTTCGTCGCGGCGACCGACAATTCGCGTGCGGCTACGCCTCCGGTTTGGTCTATTTCTACTGTATGATTACCGGTTTGGAGGATAAAGACGAAGCGCCTGTGGTGTGTAAGCCTAAAACAGGACGGTAG
- the LOC106330387 gene encoding G-type lectin S-receptor-like serine/threonine-protein kinase At1g11280 → MREMGIVLFPSLLLLSTSLTKGYAAITRASPLSLGQTLSSPGGTYELGFFSPNNSQNQYLGIWFKKLTPRVIVWVANREKPVTNLVANLTISINGSLILLDSSQNVVWSTRTPSTSNKCHAKLLDTRVPNVLWQDLCELPCFSFMTLKLQKHGKDPGDDGTVDNAQHWTAGGHSKIIWLIVSFSAPQR, encoded by the exons ATGAGGGAGATGGGTATTGTTCTCTTTCCTAGCTTGCTCTTGTTAAGTACATCCTTAACCAAAGGTTATGCAGCTATAACTAGAGCAAGTCCCTTATCTTTGGGACAAACTCTAAGTTCCCCTGGTGGGACGTATGAGTTGGGTTTCTTCAGTCCTAACAACTCTCAGAATCAATATCTTGGGATCTGGTTCAAGAAGCTTACACCACGAGTGATTGTGTGGGTGGCTAACAGGGAAAAACCAGTGACAAACCTTGTAGCAAACCTCACTATCAGCATAAATGGTAGCCTTATCTTGCTTGACAGCAGTCAAAACGTTGTTTGGTCAACCAGAACACCTTCCACATCTAACAAGTGCCATGCAAAGCTATTAGATACCCGCGTCCCAAATGTTCTCTGGCAGGATTTGTGCGAGCTTCCATGCTTCAGCTTCATGACACTCAAGTTGCAGA AACACGGAAAAGACCCCGGAGATGATGGAACTGTTGATAATGCCCAGCATTGGACTGCCGGAGGGCACTCAAAGATAATATGGTTAATCGTTTCGTTCTCTGCTCCACAACGTTGA